One window of the Cryptomeria japonica chromosome 7, Sugi_1.0, whole genome shotgun sequence genome contains the following:
- the LOC131055594 gene encoding disease resistance protein Roq1-like — translation MASLYSSSSCPRNEKHDAFSGIDPCAKRRNVDESSRLFDVFINHRGPDVKQTVALQLYKCLTGLGIHTFLDSEEKELGDSFPSTIKCAIHSASAHIAIFSNGYAESPWCLAELLLMLETTAKIFPVFYGVKPSDLRYIESGEYGKAFKKYEEKKRYMEKLKEWKEALQSVSFLTGYEISSNFNSDCQNIVSAVQNEIRRKISLRVAKYPVGLHKLVKDFERACYEKIVENFERQCWTNEGRKQKAQIVGIFGMGGVGKTTLAKELFNRKHSQYRRACFLSDVREAYANNNFPSLQFRLVKDLFQRDTPKFHSTEEGMNHIGDCIRRSDQLSFLIVLDDIDHLQQMDVLLIMEMLKKSVDSLVIVTTRDVGVLINTGITAAYYLKEMDRYHARELFCWHAFGQPHPTKDYENLVNSFVNVCRGLPLCIQVLGSHVRGRDWNYWSLELSKVSKTLPRDIHQRLKISFDALDYEEQQIFMDIACFFVDESKSIAVEVWEASGWSAQHALETLRNKCLIQEIKRRAEIGEDRCALRMHDHLRDLGRQMADRSSLRRLWRPQDLKYLESKGFLNILAQTKGRCFHSFIDKSINCGITYFLGESDVRGDKSTFLLWLKLQYEGFQNQHQHNLDLNKLRPCIPSWIPLQRLRCLIIRNLRIKTLWRSYVQAPTQLQELQIFHISLKEFSDLLEISNSLEKLTIGHCNHLKTMSGLSDFKKLTELNMSNCLDLQELSVVHLSCLEKIVLHNCYSLKTLSGMSYLRKLVELDISGCPVLEQLHLVGLDSLTCIMVDDSFQPEIFHLHDCRKLLTIGGFLNPKKLVSIDIRDCPNLVMLLSLQGLSNLETTIIIDGCMKLNDLILATCQNLKRVSGKFDLKTIIICDCPELEALTFLEGVTCLETIGVYGCGKLNSLQLLECQNLKQLSISDCPELEELPCCASQTSLEKISIVRCENLQSITLPPKLVELRIEECRELKKMAVICDHSEWLELQELSSVVRPSYLKRLTIHSCDNLQTIQGIDELHALKKIQLLYCSNAALRNWVPMFKSVLPELLVMTGRAVDGAHSILKPHLFSDADVVFPVISEISTHTSVPGPNITPELNAVIFCCVVEIDSGSPVQMINEFLPEPDFDSPWPNFKVPAEQGEYMITIVTTSQDDMRSCNDFVDDFLSWGITKAAYRVEVKKGKEWKTELHTIIDRLHRK, via the exons ATGGCATCGTTATACTCATCCTCATCTTGCCCAAGAAATGAGAAACATGATGCTTTCTCTGGAATTGATCCTTGCGCTAAACGGAGGAATGTAGACGAATCTtcaagattgtttgatgtgttcaTCAACCACAGGGGCCCTGATGTCAAACAAACTGTAGCTCTTCAACTTTACAAATGTCTTACTGGGTTAGGAATACATACATTTCTTGATTCGGAAGAGAAAGAACTCGGTGACTCGTTTCCTTCAACGATTAAGTGTGCCATCCACTCTGCTTCGGCTCATATCGCTATCTTCTCCAATGGATACGCAGAGTCCCCTTGGTGTTTGGCGGAGCTGCTTCTCATGTTAGAGACTACAGCTAAGATTTTTCCAGTGTTTTATGGAGTGAAGCCTTCTGATCTTCGCTACATAGAAAGCGGAGAGTATGGTAAAGCgtttaaaaaatatgaagagaagaaAAGGTATATGGAGAAGCTTAAGGAGTGGAAGGAAGCCCTCCAATCTGTTTCATTTCTTACAGGATACGAGATCAGCAGTAATTTCAA CAGTGATTGCCAAAATATAGTGTCAGCTGTCCAAAATGAAATTCGAAGGAAAATATCTCTACGTGTTGCCAAATACCCGGTGGGACTTCACAAGCTTGTGAAAGATTTTGAAAGGGCGTGCTATGAAAAGATTGTGGAAAATTTTGAAAGGCAGTGCTGGACAAATGAAGGGAGGAAACAGAAAGCTCAGATCGTCGGAATTTTTGGAATGGGTGGAGTGGGGAAAACAACTCTGGCCAAGGAGTTGTTCAACCGAAAGCACTCCCAGTATAGGCGAGCCTGTTTTCTATCAGATGTGAGGGAAGCCTACGCAAATAACAATTTTCCTTCTTTACAATTCAGACtcgtcaaagatcttttccaacgAGACACACCCAAATTCCATAGTACAGAGGAAGGAATGAATCATATTGGGGATTGCATAAGAAGGAGCGACCAGCTGAGTTTCCTAATCGTTCTAGATGATATTGATCACCTCCAACAAATGGATGTTCTACTCATTATGGAAATGTTAAAGAAGTCAGTTGATAGCCTAGTAATTGTTACAACCCGTGATGTAGGGGTGCTTATAAACACGGGTATTACTGCTGCTTATTATCTAAAAGAGATGGATAGATACCATGCAAGAGAGTTGTTTTGCTGGCATGCCTTTGGCCAACCTCATCCAACAAAAGATTACGAGAATCTGGTTAACTCCTTTGTAAATGTTTGTAGAGGGTTACCTCTGTGTATTCAAGTTCTTGGCAGTCATGTTCGTGGGAGAGATTGGAATTATTGGAGTTTAGAACTTAGTAAAGTTAGCAAGACACTGCCTCGAGACATACATCAAAGACTTAAAATAAGCTTTGATGCACTGGACTACGAGGAACAACAAATTTTCATGGATATCGCATGCTTTTTTGTGGATGAATCCAAGAGTATTGCGGTGGAAGTATGGGAAGCATCAGGATGGAGTGCTCAGCATGCTCTGGAAACACTTAGAAACAAGTGTCTTATTCAAGAAATAAAAAGACGGGCTGAGATAGGAGAAGATAGGTGTGCATTGAGAATGCATGACCATCTGCGGGATTTAGGAAGACAAATGGCAGATAGATCGAGTCTTCGTCGGCTATGGCGTCCACAAGATCTTAAATATCTG GAGTCAAAAGGATTCCTCAATATCCTCGCTCAAACAAAAGGCAGATGTTTCCATTCATTTATTGACAAATCCATAAATTGTGGAATCACATACTTTCTAGGGGAATCAGATGTCCGTGGTGACAAGTCAACGTTTTTGTTGTGGCTCAAGCTCCAGTATGAGGGTTTTCAGAATCAGCATCAGCATAACCTGGATCTCAATAAGTTACGACCATGTATTCCTTCATGGATTCCTCTTCAAAGATTGCGATGTTTAATAATCAGAAATTTACGTATCAAAACATTGTGGCGCAGCTATGTACAG GCACCCACCCAATTGCAAGAGCTTCAGATATTCCATATTTCTCTGAAAGAATTTTCAGATTTATTAGAAATATCAAATAGTCTGGAAAAACTTACAATTGGTCATTGTAATCATTTGAAAACCATGTCCGGATTATCTGATTTTAAGAAGCTGACAGAATTGAACATGTCCAACTGCTTAGATCTTCAGGAATTAAGTGTTGTACACTTAAGCTGCCTGGAGAAAATTGTACTTCACAATTGTTATAGTCTGAAAACCTTGTCAGGAATGTCTTATCTTCGAAAGCTGGTAGAATTGGACATTTCTGGGTGTCCGGTGCTTGAGCAGCTGCATCTTGTTGGTCTGGACTCCTTGACGTGTATTATGGTTGATGATTCTTTCCAGCCTGAAATTTTTCACTTGCATGATTGCAGAAAGTTATTAACCATAGGAGGATTTCTAAATCCTAAAAAGCTTGTAAGCATCGACATTCGTGACTGTCCCAACCTTGTGATGTTGCTATCTCTTCAAGGTTTAAGCAACCTTGAGACAACCATCATTATTGATGGATGTATGAAGCTCAATGATCTTATCTTGGCCACGTGTCAAAATTTGAAAAGAGTATCTGGTAAATTTGATCTGAAAACAATAATCATATGCGATTGTCCAGAGCTTGAGGCTTTAACTTTTCTTGAAGGTGTAACTTGCCTTGAGACGATTGGTGTTTATGGATGTGGAAAGCTCAATAGTCTTCAATTGCTCGAATGCCAAAATTTGAAACAATTAAGCATATCGGATTGTCCGGAGCTTGAAGAGCTGCCATGTTGTGCAAGTCAAACTTCCCTTGAGAAGATTAGCATTGTTAGATGTGAGAATCTACAGAGCATAACATTGCCACCAAAACTTGTGGAACTCAGAATAGAAGAATGCAGAGAGCTGAAAAAAATGGCCGTGATTTGTGATCATAGTGAATGGCTTGAGCTACAAGAGCTCTCAAGTGTTGTCCGACCGAGCTATTTGAAGCGACTTACAATTCACAGTTGTGACAATCTCCAGACGATACAAGGCATTGATGAGCTACATGCATTGAAAAAGATACAACTTTTATATTGCAGCAATGCAGCATTACGGAATTGGGTTCCTATGTTTAAG AGCGTGCTGCCAGAGCTCCTCGTTATGACTGGAAGAGCAGTAGATGGTGCGCATTCAATTTTAAAACCACATCTGTTTTCTGACGCTGATGTGGTATTTCCAGTCATTTCGGAAATTAGTACTCACACAAGTGTTCCAGGGCCGAACATAACGCCAGAATTGAATGCAGTCATCTTCTGTTGTGTGGTTGAAATTGATAGCGGTAGCCCAGTCCAGATGATAAATGAATTCCTTCCAGAGCCGGATTTTGACTCTCCGTGGCCGAATTTTAAGGTGCCAGCAGAACAAGGAGAATATATGATTACCATCGTAACTACCAGTCAAGATGACATGAGGAGTTGTAATGATTTTGTTGATGATTTTCTGAGTTGGGGAATAACGAAGGCGGCCTATAGGGTGGAAGTAAAGAAAGGTAAAGAATGGAAAACTGAATTACATACTATTATTGATAGGCTACACCGGAAATAA